A DNA window from Purpureocillium takamizusanense chromosome 9, complete sequence contains the following coding sequences:
- a CDS encoding 3-hydroxyisobutyrate dehydrogenase (COG:I~EggNog:ENOG503PAWC), translated as MMDLPQRYGFIGLGVMGWGMANNLRAKIPASATFCVCEISDKRLGEWLAQAPGPVSVAASPKAVIEQSDVVITMLPAGQHVSSVFTDPNTGMLSADASHLKNKLFLECSTIDIVTSLRLAAEVKTLQHCDFIDAPVSGGVHGANTGTLSLMVGCDSSELFDRIKPILSFLGKSENIFHCGGVSAGLATKQINNYLSCITMLGTCEAMTLGLRSGLDPKTLAEVIKVSTGACYNCGDQNPVRGVSSLASASRDFEAGFTTEMAKGVLDMALSHGDAVGAKSVLGGVVSEFYERAARHPQCKGKDFRSIFKLFSEDDAKDLE; from the exons ATGATGGATCTTCCTCAACGCTATGGCTTCATCGGACTGGGTGTTATGGGTTGGGGCATGGCCAACAACCTGAGGGCCAAAATCCCAGCATCGGCTACCTTTTGTGTCTGCGAGATCTCCGACAAGAGGCTGGGTGAGTGGTTGGCACAAGCTCCTGGCCCAGTCTCAGTTGCCGCCAGCCCAAAGGCGGTGATTGAGCAGAGT GACGTCGTGATCACTATGCTGCCCGCGGGGCAACACGTCTCCTCCGTCTTCACTGATCCCAACACTGGCATGCTGTCAGCGGATGCGTCCCATCTGAAGAACAAGCTCTTTCTTGAATGCTCAACGATAGACATTGTGACGTCGCTGCGTttggccgccgaggtcaagACACTCCAACACTGCGACTTCATCGATGCACCAGTTTCGGGCGGAGTGCACGGCGCCAACACGGGTACACTATCTCTGATGGTAGGGTGTGACTCGTCCGAGCTATTCGACCGCATCAAACCCATTCTGAGCTTCCTTGGCAAGTCGGAAAACATCTTtcactgcggcggcgtgagcGCTGGGCTGGCCACCAAGCAGATCAACAACTACTTGTCGTGCATCACCATGCTCGGGACGTGCGAGGCAATGACTTTGGGTCTGCGCTCGGGCCTAGACCCAAAAACGTTGGCCGAAGTCATCAAGGTCTCTACTGGGGCTTGCTACAACTGTGGTGATCAGAATCCCGTGCGTGGAGTGTCAAgtctggcctcggcgtcgcgagACTTTGAGGCCGGATTCACTACGGAGATGGCTAAAGGGGTACTGGACATGGCCTTGAGTCACGGGGATGCGGTCGGGGCCAAGTCAGTCCTCGGCGGTGTGGTGTCGGAGTTTTACGAgcgtgcggcgcggcatCCTCAATGCAAGGGCAAGGACT
- a CDS encoding uncharacterized protein (COG:S~EggNog:ENOG503Q42X) has protein sequence MDVTATDVRQGKFQDSFANDTAHGDAASAGDSVGPDLSEDTEPARLSPLTAPVVDPGLLPEPDDTDMDFYTFNSFANFLENAPLPSFYFSSLLTTEQPLPFLSPPDWGETRDELDVGCQTITYERQEGLADEPDSFSRLGSRLPSLQPEEPRPGRRHPSPCPQETDGHSHIRYPTRVPDISNSDRQLLQHAVADFSAVLRGFRLPTRLTLARYVRGYVDGFHEHLPFLHIPSMCVATCSIELILAMAAVGAQYCFEADEGLALFHAARAIATERIRRRDARVAEVGRGHGSVRSSSSNVTSSLSPDGQHDSRSNYTFNGPLGLPSEKGEHSDAASPKEHLLQSAQALLILMAMATWAKYKEILREALAIQSILASLVREDGLSLAPWDERPGSWEEWAQFESHLRTKYTVFCFFNLHCIVYDIPPLILNSELHMPLPCATALFKATTEAQWREGLKRTHQKPLDFQDSLRRLFTSNSSDTLQSHSSLGNYVLIHAIFQHIFFVRQSARCRSDSPELTAEELRPLDQVVRNWQSSWKRSPESSLNPLDPNGPVAFNSTALLRLAYIRLNMDTGPGRALGTRDPLQIAHALRDTPAIKRSPKLIRALLHSAHALSIPIRIGIRLVAKTQTFIWSIQHSLCSLECALLLSKWLEAISMLGADPSPAISDSEMRILSLVRTVLEETEFRVPTDEQLMSLSQLAKHLNVGVLRVWAAVFKGAQTWAIVEVIGDSLDMYADILETT, from the coding sequence ATGGACGTAACCGCAACGGACGTACGGCAAGGCAAATTCCAGGACAGCTTCGCGAATGACACGgcccacggcgacgctgcaTCAGCTGGCGATTCCGTCGGGCCCGATCTCAGCGAGGACACGGAGCCGGCACGTTTGTCTCCCCTCACGGCCCCCGTCGTTGACCCAGGTCTCCTGCCCGAACCAGACGACACAGACATGGACTTCTACACCTTTAACAGCTTTGCCAACTTCTTGGAGaatgcgccgctgccgtccttTTATTTCTCGTCGCTGCTCACCACGGAACAGCCGCTGCCGTTCCTCTCGCCCCCAGATTGGGGCGAGAcacgcgacgagctggacgtgGGATGCCAAACGATCACGTATGAGCGACAAGAGGGCTTGGCCGACGAGCCTGACTCGTTCTCGCGATTGGGATCGAGGCTCCCGTCACTGCAACCAGAGGAACCGCGCCCGGGTCGCCGACACCCGAGCCCTTGCCCTCAGGAAACGGACGGACACAGTCACATAAGATACCCAACACGCGTCCCGGACATATCGAACAGCGACAGGCAGCTCTTGCAGCACGCGGTAGCGGACTTCAGCGCTGTTCTACGAGGCTTTCGGCTTCCGACACGCCTGACGCTAGCCCGCTACGTGCGCGGATACGTTGATGGCTTCCACGAGCACCTCCCATTTCTCCACATTCCGTCAATGTGCGTCGCGACATGCTCTATTGAGCTCATTCTAGCAATGGCCGCTGTCGGAGCTCAATACTGcttcgaggccgatgagggcTTGGCCCTGTTCCATGCCGCCAGGGCCATCGCCACGGAGCGCATTAGGCGGCGAGACGCAAGGGTCGCAGAGGTAGGACGCGGTCACGGGAGCGTGcgttcttcttcctccaacGTCACCAGCTCGCTGAGCCCCGACGGCCAACACGACTCGAGGTCGAACTATACGTTCAATGGGCCACTTGGGCTCCCGTCGGAGAAGGGCGAGCACAGTGACGCAGCGTCCCCGAAGGAGCATTTGCTGCAGTCAGCCCAGGCGCTTCTTATCctcatggccatggccacgtGGGCCAAATACAAGGAGATACTGCGGGAGGCTCTAGCAATACAGAGCATCCTTGCCAGCTTAGTTCGGGAGGACGGATTGAGCCTGGCCCCTTGGGATGAGCGCCCCGGCTCATGGGAGGAATGGGCTCAGTTCGAGTCGCACTTGAGGACCAAGTACACCgtcttctgcttcttcaaCCTCCACTGCATTGTCTACGACATACCCCCCCTAATACTGAACTCGGAGCTGCACATGCCATTGCCATGCGCGACTGCCCTGTTCAAAGCCACTACGGAGGCCCAATGGAGAGAGGGGCTGAAGCGAACGCACCAGAAACCCCTCGACTTTCAGGATTCGCTGCGTCGGTTGTTCACCAGCAATAGCAGCGACACCCTGCAGAGCCATTCGTCGCTGGGCAACTACGTGCTCATTCACGCCATATTCCAGCACATCTTCTTCGTGCGGCAATCAGCTCGATGCCGCTCTGACTCGCCTGAGCTCACTGCAGAAGAGCTGCGGCCTTTGGACCAGGTGGTGCGCAACTGGCAGTCCAGCTGGAAACGCAGCCCCGAATCGTCTCTCAATCCTCTGGACCCGAATGGCCCCGTCGCATTCAACTCGACGGCTCTCCTTCGCCTGGCCTACATCCGCCTCAACATGGACACCGGGCCCGGCCGAGCCCTGGGCACGCGCGATCCGCTGCAGATAGCGCACGCACTGCGAGATACTCCCGCGATCAAACGGAGCCCCAAATTAATCCGCGCTTTGCTTCACTCCGCCCATGCTCTCAGCATACCCATTCGGATTGGGATCCGCCTGGTGGCCAAGACGCAGACCTTTATATGGTCAATCCAGCACTCGCTTTGCTCGCTGGAGTGCGCGTTGCTGCTCAGCAAATGGCTAGAGGCCATCTCGATGCTCGGGGCGGACCCCAGTCCGGCCATTTCAGACAGCGAGATGCGGATCCTGTCGCTCGTCAGAACCGTACTGGAGGAGACCGAGTTTAGAGTACCTaccgacgagcagctgaTGAGCCTGTCGCAGCTCGCCAAGCACCTCAACGTAGGAGTGCTGCGGGTGTGGGCGGCAGTCTTCAAGGGCGCCCAGACGTGGGCCATTGTCGAGGTGATTGGCGATTCCCTGGACATGTATGCGGACATTTTAGAGACAACgtga